GAATACGAATTTCGACGGTTCTTTCGATTTTTTTTCCAAGGAAACGATCGATGAGGGAATGCGCTCTTCCTTCTTTGATCTTAGTTGAGAAATCAAAGTAGGATCTCACACATTTCCGTTCAAAGCAAAATGAGAATTCAATTCGCGAAAGGCGATTCCAGAAAAAAGCCCTTTTCGATTCACAAAAATCCGAATGGAAGGATGAAGGAGAATATTTCTTTATAAGGGTTGTGTGGGAACTCTCACAAATACGGGATTTTAGCTAATCAAATAGGAGTTGGAAACGTTCGTTTGTTTCGCTAAAAAAAACAACGCGGAACTCCATCCGTTCGAGGGAAGTCCGTCCGTTGATGGGAAATGTAGGAACTCTCACATTTCCGGAAATCGATGAGCTAAAATCCCGAAGGTCGCTTTATAAAACAATGTTGGAACTCCTTCGCTCGAGGAACGCTCGTCCGTTGATGGGAAAAGTAGGAACTCACACGTTTTCTGAAAATAGGGACAAAAATCTCGAAGGTTGTTTCATAAAACAATGTTGGAACTCCCTCGCTCGAGGGAAGTTCGTCCGTTGATGAGAAGTAGGAACTCACACGTTTTCTGAAATCGATGAGCTAAAATCCCGAAGTTTGCTTTATAAAACAATGTTGGAACTCCATCGTTCGAGGAACGCTCGTCCGTTGATGAAAAAAGTAGGAACTCCTTCGTTTCCAAGAAACCCAATTCTTTATGACTGTGGGATCAAGCGAGGAGCATGCAAAGAACTAACTCAATTTTTTCTTCCGTTTTCCGCTAGCCGCGCGGAGGGTTTTGGTTTTTTTCTCTGGCATATCCGCTCTTTCTTCGAAGTGAAAATAGAAGTCGAAAGGTTTCTTCAAAAGATTGAAGATTCTCCAGAACTCGATCACATCGAGTCTCCGTTCACCGGATTCGATTTTGGAAATATAGGATTGAGGTTCACCTAAAAGATTCGCGATGTCAATCTGCGTCAGGCCGGCGGCTTTGCGCGCGGCGACCAGATTCTTGCAAAAAATTTTAGCTTCTTTTGAATGCAGAGACTTGAACAAAACAGGTCCCATTCTACATCCTGAAATGGAATATACCAAAATCGGATATTTTATAAAACGCAAAGACATCAGTTTCGAAATTCTTTAGATTTTTGGATTCCAAATCCCCTCTCTATCAAAAAATTAGGATTTCAAATCTTGAATTCTATAACTTGAAAATCAAGTTTTAAATAGAAGAGCAAATTCGAAACTGAATTCTAAATTAGATTTTTTGAATTCATTCAAAAACGATAAGAATCGAATGGACGGGTCTAAGCGGATCGCACTGAGATTCTTTTCAACAAATGGGGAAAGAAATTGCGATTCTGAAAAGCGGAATTTCGTATGTTTTGGAAGATGAATTCTTCGTTTATCGTTTCGAAGTTGGAGGAAGTTTTGTGTTAGGATCTCTGATTCTTTGGAAAGACGATCTGGGAGCGCAGGATTTGTCCCAAAAAACTGAGATACGGAAAGAATCCCGTTTTTAAACAAATCGAAACATTTGTGTGAGTTCCCACAAATTTGACCATGTCTCCGTTCGATTGGGATCTTGAACCATTCAATCCCCGTCGAGGTGTGAGTTCCCACACTTTCAGTCTTTTGGAAAAGTGTTCCTCTTCAAATGGGAAAGAAAAGACGCGGGAAAGAATACCAAGGCCTCCATTTTTCATCAGTTCCTTTCTTGCGAAATAGGCTTTTCGATTTCAAACGTGTGAGTTCCCACAAATCAAGCGTTTTCGGCGGTGGATTGGGATTTTACGCTCATCTTTTTCACCCGGAAATGTGTGAATTCCTACACTTTTTGTTTTTGGGAAAAGTCTTCCTCTTCAAATCGGAAAAAACGCGGGAAAGAATATTCGAGTCTGCATTTTCTAACGTTCGATTTTTGCGAGCTGAACTTTCGAATTCTTCAGTGTGAGTTCCCACAAATCTGGCCGTGTCCGCGGCTAATTGGGGTTTTGCTCCCGTAATTTTCACCCGGGAACGTGTGAGTTCCCACTTTTTCAGTGTTTAGAAAAGCGCATTCGAGCGGAACAAAAACCCGAATCATTCTACGGTGATTCAACTCTTCCAAAAAGGACTCAGGTATTGTGAACGGTTTTCACCTTTCTGAAGATCAAAAAATACAGCGAAGTATAGACGACCAAAGAAATCCAAAAGATAAGACTTCCCGGAATATTCACCTCTCTGTGAATTCCAAAAAGAAACATCGCGGGCAAATTCGCAGAGGTGAAAGCAATCGACACGAGCCCTTTTTTTTCCGTTCTTACGGCAACGAGTTGATAGAGATGTCTCCTGTGCGCCCTCAGAATATTCTCCTTATCTTTTAGGCGAAGAAGAATCGTTAGAATCCCATCCACAAAAAAAACCGGAAGCAAGAAGAACGCGGAAGTGATCTCAAACGAAGGCCAATTCTTCTCGTTGATAAAAAGAAGCGGTAAAACGGCGATCGCGTAACCGAGAGGAAGCGAACCCGCATCTCCCAGAAACAAATGGGCCTTGGGAAGATTGAACACGAGAAAACCGAAAACTCCGGCACAGATCCAAAGAAAGATCGGAGGCAAAGAAGAATGAAATAAAAACGGGAAAGCAAAGACCGCGAGTAAAAAATGAGAAGCAAGAAAAGAATCCAAGCCGTCCATAAAGTTGCACACGTTTACGACGAACAACACATAGACGATCAAAACGAAGGTCGAAGCCCCCGGAACTCCATCCAGATTCCAACCAAGAAGGGTGAAGTTCACGGGAAGAAGTTGAAAGAAAAAAAACAAAAACGCGATCTCTAAAAGCAAACGAATTCCCGCACCAAGAGAAAGAAGATCGTCCGCAAGCCCGATCACGAAAAAGAAAACGAGACCCGCGAAAAATAAGAGCACCTTGTCCTCCGCATTCTCAAAACCTCCGAACCAAACCAGAGCGATGGAGAATACGGAAAGAAAAATCCAGATTCCTCCGGACTTTTTGGTCACTCCGCTGTGCATACTTCTCTCGTTCGATACGTCGGCGATCCCGAAAGTCTCCGAACGAACGTAAATCCAAGAGAGAATTGCGGTGATCAGAAAGAGAAGAACGGAAAGAATTCCCGGGTTCCAGAAGTTTACGATTGGGTCCACTGGCATTCCAGATTGGACGAAACCTTCTCCTCCGCAATCAGAAATCGAACCGTTTTTGATTGCCAAATCAGGCCAAACTTGGGAACGTCACTATATGTTCCAGGGCGTCTATACAGCGATTATCACACCTTTCAAAAACGGAAAAATTGATTACGATAGCTATTTCAAACTTCTGGAAAAACAAATCAAGGCGGGAGTCAACGGAGTTGTTCCTTGTGGAACCACCGGAGAATCTCCGACCCTTTCTCATTTAGAACACGCGGAGCTCATCCGCGAAACCGTCAAGGCGGTGAAAAATAGAATCCAGGTCGTGGCCGGGACCGGTTCCAATTCCACTCAGGAAGCGATCGAACTCACCGAGGCGGCGTGTAAGGACGGAGTGGACGGGATTCTTTCCGTAAATCCGTATTACAACAAGCCGACCCAAGAAGGACTCTTTCAACACTTCAAAGCGATCGCGGAACATTCTTCCGTTCCCGTGATGCTTTACAATATTCCGGGAAGAACCTCCGTAAATCTTCTTCCGGAAACCGTTCTTCGTCTAAGCGAAGTAAAACACATTCGTTCGATGAAGGAAGCCACGGGGGATCTTGGACAGATGTCCAAGTTGATTTCTCTTGTAGGTCACAAGATGACCGTTCTTTCCGGTGACGACAATCTTACACTTCCACTTCTTGCGATCGGCGGAGTGGGGGTTGTTTCTGTTGTTTCCAATTTATTTCCGAACGCACTCGTCAAACTCGTTCAAAACTTTCACGAAGGAAAGATCGCGGAAGCCAGAAAGATTCATTACGATTTTATCGAAGTC
This genomic interval from Leptospira stimsonii contains the following:
- a CDS encoding helix-turn-helix domain-containing protein; amino-acid sequence: MFKSLHSKEAKIFCKNLVAARKAAGLTQIDIANLLGEPQSYISKIESGERRLDVIEFWRIFNLLKKPFDFYFHFEERADMPEKKTKTLRAASGKRKKKLS
- the dapA gene encoding 4-hydroxy-tetrahydrodipicolinate synthase gives rise to the protein MFQGVYTAIITPFKNGKIDYDSYFKLLEKQIKAGVNGVVPCGTTGESPTLSHLEHAELIRETVKAVKNRIQVVAGTGSNSTQEAIELTEAACKDGVDGILSVNPYYNKPTQEGLFQHFKAIAEHSSVPVMLYNIPGRTSVNLLPETVLRLSEVKHIRSMKEATGDLGQMSKLISLVGHKMTVLSGDDNLTLPLLAIGGVGVVSVVSNLFPNALVKLVQNFHEGKIAEARKIHYDFIEVFALAFMETNPIPIKAAMSWFGHCSSEIRLPMTPVTQNETSAKFRNVLEGLKEKGYE
- a CDS encoding sugar phosphotransferase, which encodes MDPIVNFWNPGILSVLLFLITAILSWIYVRSETFGIADVSNERSMHSGVTKKSGGIWIFLSVFSIALVWFGGFENAEDKVLLFFAGLVFFFVIGLADDLLSLGAGIRLLLEIAFLFFFFQLLPVNFTLLGWNLDGVPGASTFVLIVYVLFVVNVCNFMDGLDSFLASHFLLAVFAFPFLFHSSLPPIFLWICAGVFGFLVFNLPKAHLFLGDAGSLPLGYAIAVLPLLFINEKNWPSFEITSAFFLLPVFFVDGILTILLRLKDKENILRAHRRHLYQLVAVRTEKKGLVSIAFTSANLPAMFLFGIHREVNIPGSLIFWISLVVYTSLYFLIFRKVKTVHNT